Proteins encoded within one genomic window of Chlorobaculum sp. MV4-Y:
- the rpsS gene encoding 30S ribosomal protein S19, translated as MPRSLKKGPFIEFKLEKRILDMNSKGEKKVVKTWSRSSMISPDFVGHTVAVHNGKTHVPVYVSENMVGHKLGEFAPTRLFRGHAGGKAEKGGSAPRKK; from the coding sequence ATGCCAAGATCATTGAAAAAGGGCCCGTTCATCGAATTCAAGCTGGAAAAGCGGATCCTTGATATGAACAGCAAAGGTGAGAAGAAGGTTGTAAAGACCTGGTCGAGAAGCTCGATGATCTCTCCTGACTTTGTCGGTCACACCGTAGCGGTTCATAACGGCAAGACCCATGTGCCGGTGTACGTCAGCGAAAACATGGTTGGCCACAAACTTGGCGAATTTGCTCCAACCAGGTTGTTCCGCGGCCATGCGGGCGGCAAGGCTGAAAAGGGCGGTTCGGCACCCAGGAAAAAATAA